One window of Bacteroidota bacterium genomic DNA carries:
- the rpmA gene encoding 50S ribosomal protein L27, translating into MAHKKGVGSTKNGRDSNPKMLGVKAYGGTFVQAGSIIVRQRGTKFHPGTNVGRGGDDTLFATATGTVRFARTRGNRKFVHVDPVEA; encoded by the coding sequence ATGGCACATAAGAAAGGCGTAGGCTCGACAAAGAACGGGCGCGACTCCAACCCGAAGATGCTTGGCGTGAAGGCCTATGGCGGCACGTTCGTCCAGGCCGGCTCGATCATCGTCCGCCAGCGCGGCACGAAGTTCCACCCCGGCACCAACGTAGGCCGCGGCGGCGACGACACGCTGTTCGCCACGGCGACCGGCACCGTCCGCTTCGCTCGCACGCGCGGCAACCGCAAGTTTGTCCACGTCGATCCCGTCGAAGCATAG
- the rplU gene encoding 50S ribosomal protein L21: protein MYAIVEIAGKQFKVEQDAKLYVPRLNAEIGDEVTFDRVLLTSGNGVAVGTPTVEGASVTAEVLDHVKGDKIIVFKKKRRKGYRVKNGHRQPYTQIAIKALSVN, encoded by the coding sequence ATGTACGCTATCGTAGAAATCGCCGGGAAGCAGTTCAAGGTCGAGCAGGACGCCAAGCTCTACGTCCCCCGCCTGAACGCCGAGATCGGCGACGAGGTCACCTTCGACCGCGTCCTCCTCACCTCCGGCAACGGCGTCGCCGTGGGCACCCCCACCGTGGAAGGCGCCTCCGTCACCGCCGAAGTCCTCGACCACGTCAAGGGCGACAAGATCATCGTCTTCAAGAAGAAGCGCCGCAAGGGCTACCGGGTCAAGAACGGCCACCGCCAGCCCTACACGCAGATCGCCATCAAGGCACTCAGCGTCAACTGA
- a CDS encoding competence/damage-inducible protein A: protein MTATLLTVGDELLIGQVTNTNAAWLGDQLSLAGFDVRRHVTVGDSVVDITRALDEGFAAGTLVVVTGGLGPTHDDVTKKVVADYFGKDMHADEALEAQIAARYEERGRPVPPSTKLMALVPDDFEQLANPIGTAAGLWYADEHQGRARIVAVMPGVPYEMEAITKTALLPRLREAHDGLVILHRTLLTVGYGETMLAERLGAEAGDLAPYLNEDHLGLAYLPGSGGVRLRLTATGDDRAEAQARLDRFAAFVHDRLGDAIYGEGDDTLEAIVGAMLKERGLTVAVAESCTGGRVMEQLVRVSGASAYLKGGIVAYCNEVKRDLLGVNADDLSEHGAVSEPVVKQMAEGARARLGTDVALATSGIAGPTGGTPGKPVGTLWLAYADEADTYAVRLTLTKNRALNLRLSTMAALNLLRRQLLRREPQPAASL, encoded by the coding sequence ATGACTGCCACACTCCTCACCGTCGGCGACGAACTGCTCATCGGGCAAGTCACCAACACCAACGCCGCCTGGCTCGGCGATCAGCTCAGCCTCGCGGGCTTCGATGTGCGGCGTCACGTCACCGTGGGCGACAGCGTCGTCGACATCACGCGGGCGCTGGACGAAGGCTTCGCCGCAGGGACCCTCGTGGTCGTGACGGGCGGGCTCGGGCCCACGCACGACGACGTGACGAAGAAGGTCGTCGCGGACTACTTCGGCAAAGACATGCACGCCGACGAGGCGCTCGAAGCGCAGATCGCCGCGCGCTACGAGGAGCGGGGGCGGCCCGTACCGCCAAGCACCAAGCTGATGGCGCTCGTCCCCGACGACTTCGAGCAACTCGCCAACCCCATCGGCACCGCGGCGGGGCTGTGGTACGCCGACGAGCACCAAGGCCGCGCCCGCATCGTGGCCGTGATGCCGGGCGTGCCCTACGAGATGGAGGCCATCACTAAGACGGCGCTGCTGCCCAGGCTGCGCGAGGCGCACGACGGACTCGTCATCCTGCATCGGACGCTGCTGACCGTCGGCTACGGTGAGACGATGCTCGCGGAGCGCCTCGGTGCCGAGGCGGGCGACCTCGCCCCGTATCTCAACGAGGATCATCTCGGTCTGGCCTACCTCCCCGGTTCGGGGGGCGTTCGGCTCCGTCTGACCGCCACGGGTGACGACCGCGCGGAAGCGCAGGCGCGCCTCGACCGGTTCGCCGCGTTCGTGCACGACCGCCTCGGCGACGCGATCTACGGCGAGGGCGACGACACCCTCGAAGCTATCGTCGGCGCGATGCTGAAGGAACGCGGACTCACCGTGGCGGTCGCCGAGAGCTGCACCGGGGGGCGTGTGATGGAGCAACTCGTGCGCGTGTCGGGGGCCTCGGCCTACCTCAAAGGGGGCATCGTCGCCTACTGCAACGAAGTCAAGCGCGACCTCCTCGGTGTGAACGCGGACGACCTCAGTGAGCACGGCGCGGTCAGCGAGCCGGTGGTGAAGCAGATGGCCGAAGGCGCCCGGGCGCGCCTCGGAACAGATGTCGCGCTCGCTACGAGCGGCATCGCTGGCCCCACCGGTGGCACTCCAGGGAAGCCTGTCGGGACGCTGTGGCTCGCCTACGCCGACGAAGCCGACACGTACGCGGTGCGCCTCACGCTCACCAAGAACCGAGCGCTCAACCTGCGCCTCTCCACGATGGCGGCGCTCAATCTCCTCCGGCGGCAGCTGCTCCGTCGCGAGCCTCAACCAGCGGCATCCCTATGA
- a CDS encoding RecX family transcriptional regulator, with the protein MRDYFEQRNAQDEPKRPPLKDGTITRLVQQQKNTDRVSVFLDGAYAFGLAKDLALTEGLRKDRLLTVAEQEALLTRDEALRARRKALDYLSYKARTSTEVRRKLRDTGFGEDAVEEAVARMEELGYLDDEAYAKAYARGRFSGRGYGPQRIRTDLMKRGLDRRVIDAALEEFAEPDDLYEAALRHGQKRWDRLASEPDARKRRKKTYDFLLRRGYGFDTARRVLETLERDG; encoded by the coding sequence ATGCGCGACTACTTCGAACAGCGGAATGCCCAGGACGAGCCGAAGCGACCGCCGCTCAAAGACGGGACAATTACGCGGCTCGTGCAGCAGCAGAAAAACACCGACCGCGTGTCGGTCTTCCTCGACGGCGCGTATGCGTTTGGCCTGGCGAAGGACCTCGCCCTGACCGAAGGCTTGCGCAAGGACCGCCTGCTCACCGTTGCCGAGCAGGAGGCGCTGCTCACCCGCGACGAGGCGTTGCGAGCGCGGCGCAAGGCACTCGACTATCTCAGCTACAAGGCGCGCACGTCCACTGAGGTGCGGCGCAAGCTGCGCGACACCGGGTTCGGCGAGGACGCCGTCGAGGAGGCGGTGGCGCGCATGGAGGAGCTTGGCTACCTCGACGACGAGGCCTACGCCAAGGCGTATGCGCGCGGTCGATTCTCAGGGCGGGGCTATGGGCCGCAGCGCATCCGGACCGACCTGATGAAGCGGGGCCTGGACCGCCGGGTGATCGACGCGGCGCTGGAGGAGTTTGCCGAGCCAGACGACCTCTACGAGGCGGCGCTGCGCCACGGCCAGAAACGGTGGGACCGACTGGCAAGCGAGCCCGACGCACGCAAGCGCCGCAAGAAAACCTACGATTTCCTGCTCCGACGCGGCTACGGCTTCGACACCGCTCGCCGCGTGCTCGAAACGCTGGAGCGCGACGGGTGA
- a CDS encoding AI-2E family transporter has translation MPRSFTLERTIRWLLAAAALGLAVWLAYIFADIVLYLLVGVVVAFLLRPIVGRYERAGLAPVAAIVAAFVTVIGGVALGLLVLAPYVGEQVGRLGQLLTPERIEAVAASLERSLSRITPLPPGTVEARVSEGLESLVQQERITAMATSIVGFFANVFYAAVIVPFVAFFVLKDGEALEDKALDLVPNRYFEMTLSLVGTLERTLGRYFRALALQCLSVGAIATVLLMVVGLDGAVVIGLFTGLANSIPYFGPVLGLAAGSLVGIAQTGDLSLVPGVFVAMAITQASDNVLLQPLYFSRAAGTHPLVILVAVLVGARLGGILGMLVAIPLLTVVQVLVREVVWSVRNYRIFRLV, from the coding sequence ATGCCCCGAAGCTTTACCCTTGAACGCACCATCCGGTGGCTGCTGGCGGCAGCGGCGCTCGGGCTTGCGGTGTGGCTCGCGTACATCTTCGCCGACATCGTGCTCTACCTGCTCGTTGGCGTGGTGGTGGCGTTTCTGCTCCGGCCTATCGTGGGGCGGTACGAGCGGGCGGGCCTCGCTCCCGTCGCGGCCATCGTTGCGGCGTTCGTGACGGTCATCGGCGGCGTCGCGCTTGGGCTGCTGGTGCTGGCCCCATACGTCGGGGAACAGGTAGGGCGTTTGGGACAGCTGCTCACCCCCGAGCGCATCGAGGCCGTGGCGGCGTCGCTGGAGCGGTCGCTGAGCCGGATCACGCCGCTGCCCCCGGGCACGGTGGAGGCGCGGGTGAGCGAGGGATTGGAGAGCCTCGTGCAGCAAGAGCGCATCACGGCCATGGCAACGAGCATAGTCGGCTTCTTCGCCAACGTGTTCTATGCCGCCGTTATCGTACCGTTTGTGGCGTTCTTCGTGCTCAAGGACGGCGAGGCGCTCGAAGACAAGGCCCTCGACCTCGTGCCGAACCGCTACTTCGAGATGACGCTCTCGCTCGTGGGGACCCTCGAACGGACGCTGGGGCGCTACTTCCGTGCGCTCGCCCTGCAATGCCTGTCCGTCGGAGCCATCGCGACGGTGCTGCTGATGGTCGTAGGGCTCGACGGTGCGGTCGTGATCGGCCTGTTCACGGGCCTCGCCAACTCGATCCCGTACTTCGGCCCCGTTCTCGGGCTGGCAGCGGGCTCCCTCGTCGGCATCGCGCAGACGGGCGACCTCTCGCTCGTGCCCGGCGTATTCGTGGCGATGGCCATCACCCAGGCCTCGGACAACGTGCTGCTGCAGCCGCTCTACTTTTCGCGCGCGGCCGGGACGCACCCGCTCGTGATCCTCGTAGCCGTGCTCGTCGGCGCGCGGCTCGGGGGCATCCTAGGGATGCTCGTGGCGATCCCGCTGCTGACGGTCGTGCAGGTGCTCGTACGCGAGGTGGTGTGGAGTGTCCGCAACTACCGCATCTTCCGGCTCGTCTAG
- a CDS encoding PP2C family protein-serine/threonine phosphatase, with protein MQPVRSARLSAFDGLLAALALLGLGLLVAVLPRLHPNAAASYELGRAGAETAAAQFLADRGYPTDDLVPQVFFGADHALLDTLQQDLSRLSTREALLDAGPTLPAFRWQVDWRGAFGEEGGIERGPSSVRYTVWLDQDGRPFALNVYASGQRRGVLNKRTLTEVLYGEAPSRTPLDSLPAAALQFEMLPDSGVGAPDAYDAETRARDRDLLGYALEEQYAASRDDLAAARVPLSVAAAVSIAEVHLGGTLQAALGLTPHSVRPVDNGGSEVALVRFVAADALLGQSLVADVEVTAYGGLRAIRFAPGASPDGPPLEATDRTAATALNVQIDPTTMVPLIRWGLVVLVMLVIAVLFLRRLAARAVDARAALIDAGIVAVATLIWGFLVYPNYYLQFGASLTTALLFTLIGALLWAAALGLIVFLGAATTDSLARAVFVEKLDALVLVRSGAWMNRPVGMSLLRGVLGGAALAGVPVLFWLLPDVQAAYGTDAFAFVQPGILIAPHLFLSTLWGTFMLLHYGLLGAGSLLARWKPHAAVLVTGLTFLGAFAVVGPVSNGVDPPWVRWVFAGGYAVAAAALFWRTDALTAFWAIVVSTWLYRFVIYAMAEASPALNEVGIVVLVLAVIVVMGGLALRMDRTGRAVQRPEPSYLTELAAKERLEREVEIAREVQRSFLPATMPNVPGLDLAATCVPAEEVGGDYYDLVPLDDTGRRLAVVVGDVSGKGIQAAFYMTLVKGFLRTLCRTHDRPSEVLTRLNRLFCENVPRGAFISMIYGIFDLDAGTFTFARAGHNPLILKRADHTRADLLQPSGLAIGLAHGPLFDDTLIDHTLDLLPGDTLVFYTDGFSEAVDDDRALYTDARLAEVTADAMHEVGDRAAAQLLGSLVADVRGFAAEDGLRDDMTMVVVRVDGHVAEHTANGRTAQTVEA; from the coding sequence ATGCAGCCTGTCCGGTCCGCCCGGCTCTCCGCCTTCGACGGCCTGCTGGCTGCGTTGGCGCTCCTCGGGCTGGGCTTGCTCGTGGCGGTGCTGCCTCGACTTCACCCGAACGCTGCGGCGTCGTACGAACTGGGGCGGGCCGGAGCTGAAACTGCCGCGGCGCAGTTTCTCGCGGACCGTGGCTATCCGACGGACGATCTCGTCCCGCAAGTCTTTTTCGGCGCGGACCACGCCCTGCTCGACACGCTCCAACAGGATCTCTCGCGGCTGAGCACCAGAGAGGCGCTCCTCGACGCAGGCCCGACGCTCCCGGCGTTTCGCTGGCAGGTTGACTGGCGTGGTGCCTTCGGCGAGGAGGGCGGCATCGAACGCGGGCCTAGCTCGGTACGCTACACGGTCTGGCTCGATCAGGACGGGCGCCCCTTTGCCCTGAATGTCTACGCATCGGGGCAACGACGCGGGGTGCTCAACAAACGCACGCTCACAGAGGTGCTCTATGGCGAGGCGCCTTCTCGAACTCCACTCGACTCGCTTCCCGCCGCGGCATTGCAGTTCGAGATGCTACCTGACAGCGGTGTGGGGGCACCCGACGCCTATGACGCGGAGACCCGTGCGCGCGACCGCGACCTGCTCGGCTATGCCCTCGAAGAGCAGTACGCTGCGTCGCGGGACGACCTAGCGGCCGCCCGTGTGCCCCTGAGCGTCGCCGCTGCCGTTTCTATCGCGGAGGTGCATTTGGGTGGAACGCTCCAGGCCGCGCTCGGCCTCACGCCCCACTCGGTCCGGCCCGTAGACAATGGCGGGAGCGAGGTGGCCCTCGTCCGCTTCGTGGCAGCGGACGCTTTGCTCGGACAGAGCCTGGTTGCCGATGTCGAAGTGACGGCCTACGGAGGGTTGCGCGCGATACGATTTGCACCCGGGGCAAGTCCCGACGGACCCCCGCTGGAGGCGACAGATCGCACGGCCGCAACCGCGCTCAACGTGCAGATCGACCCGACAACGATGGTACCGCTCATCCGGTGGGGACTCGTCGTGCTCGTCATGCTCGTGATCGCGGTGCTCTTCCTGCGCCGCCTCGCAGCCCGGGCCGTCGACGCGCGCGCAGCTCTCATCGATGCAGGCATCGTTGCGGTCGCCACGCTGATCTGGGGGTTTCTCGTCTATCCGAACTACTACCTGCAGTTCGGCGCGTCGCTCACGACGGCCCTGCTCTTCACGCTGATCGGAGCGCTGCTGTGGGCGGCGGCGCTCGGGCTCATCGTGTTCCTGGGTGCGGCGACCACGGATTCGCTAGCACGCGCGGTCTTTGTTGAGAAGCTCGATGCGCTCGTGCTCGTGCGCTCCGGCGCTTGGATGAATCGGCCGGTCGGCATGTCTCTTCTGCGCGGCGTCCTTGGCGGCGCGGCGCTCGCAGGGGTTCCCGTCTTGTTTTGGCTGCTCCCCGACGTGCAGGCCGCCTACGGCACGGACGCGTTTGCGTTCGTCCAGCCGGGCATCCTGATCGCGCCGCACCTGTTCCTCTCAACGCTCTGGGGGACCTTCATGCTGCTGCACTACGGCCTACTCGGCGCAGGGTCGTTGCTAGCCCGATGGAAGCCGCATGCGGCCGTTTTGGTCACAGGGTTGACGTTCCTCGGGGCCTTCGCGGTGGTGGGACCAGTCAGCAATGGCGTCGACCCGCCTTGGGTGCGGTGGGTGTTTGCCGGAGGCTACGCGGTGGCCGCCGCCGCGCTCTTCTGGCGGACGGATGCCCTGACGGCCTTTTGGGCAATCGTCGTGAGCACCTGGCTCTATCGATTCGTGATCTATGCGATGGCGGAGGCCTCCCCGGCGTTGAACGAGGTCGGTATCGTGGTGCTCGTCCTCGCCGTCATCGTGGTTATGGGCGGGCTCGCGTTGCGCATGGATCGCACCGGCCGCGCCGTGCAGCGACCCGAGCCGAGCTACCTCACCGAGCTGGCCGCGAAAGAACGCCTCGAACGCGAGGTCGAAATCGCCCGGGAGGTGCAGCGCTCGTTCCTCCCAGCCACCATGCCCAACGTGCCCGGCCTCGATCTCGCCGCGACGTGCGTGCCCGCCGAGGAGGTCGGCGGCGACTACTACGACCTCGTCCCGCTCGACGACACGGGCCGCCGCCTCGCCGTCGTGGTGGGTGACGTGAGCGGGAAGGGCATCCAGGCTGCGTTCTACATGACGCTCGTCAAGGGCTTCCTACGAACGCTCTGCCGCACCCACGACCGCCCTTCGGAGGTGCTCACGCGGCTCAACCGGCTCTTCTGCGAGAACGTCCCGCGCGGCGCGTTCATCTCGATGATCTACGGCATCTTCGACCTCGACGCGGGCACGTTCACCTTCGCGCGCGCCGGGCACAACCCGCTCATCCTGAAGCGCGCCGACCACACGCGTGCCGACCTCCTGCAGCCCTCAGGCCTCGCCATCGGCCTCGCGCACGGCCCGCTCTTCGACGACACGCTCATCGACCACACGCTCGACTTGCTGCCGGGCGACACGCTGGTCTTCTACACCGATGGCTTCTCCGAGGCCGTGGACGACGACCGCGCGCTCTACACCGACGCGCGCCTCGCCGAGGTGACCGCCGACGCGATGCACGAGGTGGGCGACCGCGCCGCGGCGCAGCTTCTTGGCAGCCTCGTCGCCGACGTGCGGGGCTTTGCCGCCGAGGACGGCCTCCGCGACGACATGACGATGGTGGTCGTCCGCGTCGATGGGCACGTGGCCGAGCACACGGCGAACGGACGCACGGCGCAGACCGTCGAGGCATGA
- a CDS encoding DinB family protein yields MTRIVTYTFGDLDRELAATRRVLERVPDAHLDWRPHPKSFTLGALATHVATLPGIALDILRAAVMDLAARPSPKQALPSRERMLDAFDEYAASWQEELAEATDAVLRGTWSLRHGDQVLDQAPRLEVLRHWCLNHLIHHRAQLTVYFRLLDVPVPGLYGPTADEPR; encoded by the coding sequence ATGACGCGGATCGTCACGTACACCTTCGGCGATCTGGACCGCGAGTTGGCAGCCACACGGCGGGTGCTCGAACGCGTGCCCGATGCGCACCTCGACTGGCGACCTCATCCGAAATCGTTCACGCTGGGCGCGCTGGCCACGCACGTCGCCACGTTGCCCGGCATCGCCCTCGACATCCTCCGTGCCGCCGTGATGGATCTTGCCGCGCGCCCCTCGCCGAAGCAGGCGTTGCCGTCACGTGAGCGCATGCTCGACGCCTTCGACGAGTACGCTGCGTCGTGGCAAGAGGAACTGGCTGAGGCAACGGACGCAGTGCTGCGAGGCACCTGGTCGCTTCGGCACGGCGATCAGGTGCTCGATCAAGCTCCGCGCCTGGAGGTCCTCCGGCATTGGTGCCTGAACCACCTTATCCATCACCGCGCGCAACTGACCGTCTACTTCCGTCTGCTCGACGTGCCCGTGCCAGGCCTCTACGGACCGACGGCAGACGAGCCACGCTGA
- a CDS encoding serine hydrolase — protein sequence MLRYLLLVVLFLVAPLAIAQPATNVDLDALDAYIETALDEWPVPGLAVAIVKDGEVVHAKGYGTRTVGEDQPVDEHTLFAIASNTKAFTAALLAMLVDEGRLSWDDRVVDHLPYFELYDPYVTEAMRVRDLLSHGSGLGTYSGDLLWYDSDYTAEEVVRRARHLDPAGPFRASYGYSNLMVITAGEVIRAVTGQPWAEVVQERILDPLGMDRTVTSTNALPVLDNVATPHKPFPDSLITVEWMNWDAMGAAGALISSVDDIALWMRLQLGGGTLVRDSGAETMLFSEAQQHTMWSPHTILPISQAARARNPYTHFRAAALGWFVRDYHGRWLIDHGGGYDGMFSRTVLVPEENLGVVVLTNSMTALASALTSRVVDAYLGVTDDAGQVRDYAADYRSFDRGNREQFYARIDSATADRGDLPPTLALADYAATFESDLYGGASVVFEDAGLVLRFDAAAWVADLTHLHGDVFRVDWREEYAWFGPGNAQFVLSPANDIQELRLDVPNDDLWFYELELMRVDE from the coding sequence ATGCTCCGCTACCTCCTCCTCGTCGTTCTATTCCTCGTCGCGCCGCTCGCGATTGCTCAGCCCGCGACGAACGTCGATCTCGACGCGCTAGACGCCTACATCGAGACTGCGTTGGACGAGTGGCCCGTGCCGGGGCTCGCCGTTGCCATCGTGAAGGACGGCGAGGTGGTGCACGCCAAGGGCTACGGGACGCGGACGGTCGGCGAGGATCAGCCTGTTGACGAGCACACGCTGTTTGCCATCGCCTCGAACACGAAGGCGTTCACGGCGGCGCTCCTGGCAATGCTCGTGGACGAAGGGCGGCTGAGTTGGGACGACCGGGTGGTGGACCACCTCCCCTACTTCGAGCTCTACGATCCCTACGTAACCGAGGCAATGCGGGTACGCGACCTGCTCAGCCACGGCAGTGGCCTCGGCACCTACAGCGGCGATCTGCTGTGGTACGACAGCGACTACACCGCTGAGGAGGTCGTCCGTCGTGCGCGCCACCTCGACCCGGCGGGGCCGTTCCGCGCGTCATATGGCTACTCGAACCTCATGGTCATCACTGCCGGTGAGGTGATCCGCGCCGTGACAGGCCAGCCGTGGGCCGAGGTCGTCCAGGAACGCATCCTCGACCCGCTCGGCATGGACCGCACGGTCACGAGCACGAACGCGCTGCCGGTCCTCGACAACGTCGCTACGCCGCACAAGCCGTTTCCAGATTCGCTCATCACCGTCGAATGGATGAACTGGGACGCGATGGGTGCGGCGGGCGCGCTCATCAGCAGCGTGGACGACATCGCGCTGTGGATGCGGCTGCAACTCGGCGGCGGCACGCTCGTCCGTGATTCAGGCGCGGAGACGATGCTCTTCTCCGAGGCCCAGCAGCACACGATGTGGTCGCCGCACACGATCCTCCCGATCAGCCAAGCCGCCCGCGCGCGCAACCCGTACACGCACTTCCGCGCGGCAGCGCTCGGCTGGTTCGTCCGCGACTACCACGGGCGGTGGCTCATCGACCACGGCGGCGGCTACGATGGGATGTTTTCGCGCACCGTGCTCGTCCCTGAGGAGAACCTCGGCGTGGTCGTCCTGACTAACAGCATGACGGCGCTGGCCTCGGCGCTCACGAGCCGCGTCGTGGACGCCTACCTCGGCGTGACAGACGACGCCGGCCAGGTCCGGGACTATGCCGCCGACTACCGCTCCTTCGACCGTGGCAACCGCGAGCAGTTCTATGCCCGGATCGACAGCGCGACGGCCGACCGGGGCGATCTGCCCCCTACGTTGGCACTCGCCGACTACGCGGCGACGTTCGAGAGCGACCTCTACGGCGGTGCTTCCGTCGTTTTCGAAGACGCAGGCCTCGTGCTGCGGTTCGACGCCGCTGCGTGGGTTGCTGACCTCACGCACCTCCACGGCGACGTCTTCCGCGTCGACTGGCGCGAGGAATACGCGTGGTTCGGCCCCGGCAACGCACAGTTCGTTCTCAGTCCCGCCAACGACATCCAAGAGCTTCGCCTCGACGTGCCGAACGACGACCTCTGGTTCTACGAACTCGAACTGATGCGCGTAGACGAATAG
- a CDS encoding DUF6314 family protein, with product MTDDIDTLDLLWQRIATIRSLYFDAKSTSATGWTGRGKGQVIVSQPSDDALGFEESGLFTPGRGEPFVFHNVYRWTRNADTSPLIQLEHLRFGVNHPVLLFDLAPETPTLWRSVAPHVCDKDYYSLRLDIEPDHLRLTWIIKGPAKAESLVYRYES from the coding sequence TTGACCGACGACATCGACACACTCGACCTACTCTGGCAGCGGATCGCAACCATCCGCTCACTGTACTTCGACGCGAAATCGACGAGCGCGACCGGCTGGACGGGCCGGGGCAAGGGCCAGGTCATCGTGTCCCAACCGTCCGACGACGCACTTGGCTTCGAAGAAAGCGGTCTGTTTACACCAGGACGAGGCGAGCCCTTCGTCTTCCACAACGTCTACCGCTGGACCAGGAACGCGGACACGTCGCCGCTCATCCAGCTTGAGCATCTGCGCTTTGGGGTCAATCACCCCGTCCTGCTCTTCGACCTCGCTCCAGAGACGCCGACGCTGTGGCGCTCAGTAGCCCCACACGTCTGCGACAAGGACTACTACTCTCTGCGCCTTGACATCGAACCCGACCATCTTAGGCTCACGTGGATCATCAAGGGACCGGCCAAGGCCGAGTCACTCGTGTATCGCTACGAAAGCTGA
- a CDS encoding TerC family protein has product MFDWIYDPQAWVALATLTSLEIVLGIDNIVFISILTGRLPEDQQPRARFIGLALAMGMRIALLFSIAWVMSLTTPLFTIPFLDAITGFGESARHGMAALGEATGLTDGPAAITGRDLILLVGGFFLVGKATHEIHNKLEGDAEQHGTAKKTASFGSVLIQIAILDIVFSLDSVITAVGMADDIAVMVIAVIIAVGIMMISAGPVSDFVQKHPTVKMLALAFLILIGVTLIAEGLGQHIPKGYIYSAMAFSLFVEVLNLRTKRAKKAMPAPVQLHGINYDEYPVAGQMPEDNA; this is encoded by the coding sequence GTGTTCGATTGGATCTACGACCCCCAAGCCTGGGTCGCCCTCGCCACCCTCACCTCGCTCGAGATCGTCCTCGGGATCGACAACATTGTCTTCATCTCGATCCTGACGGGGCGGCTGCCCGAAGATCAGCAGCCGCGCGCGCGCTTCATCGGCCTCGCGCTGGCGATGGGCATGCGCATCGCGCTGCTCTTCTCGATCGCCTGGGTGATGAGCCTGACCACGCCGCTCTTCACCATCCCCTTCCTCGACGCGATCACGGGCTTCGGCGAATCAGCGCGGCATGGCATGGCCGCCCTCGGCGAGGCGACCGGTCTGACCGATGGGCCCGCCGCGATCACCGGGCGTGACCTCATTCTGCTCGTTGGCGGCTTTTTCCTGGTCGGCAAGGCCACGCACGAGATCCACAACAAACTCGAAGGCGACGCTGAGCAGCACGGCACTGCCAAGAAAACGGCAAGCTTCGGCTCGGTCCTCATCCAGATCGCGATTCTCGATATCGTGTTTTCCCTCGATTCCGTCATCACCGCAGTCGGCATGGCCGATGACATTGCCGTCATGGTCATCGCCGTCATTATCGCCGTCGGCATCATGATGATCTCGGCTGGGCCGGTGTCGGACTTTGTCCAGAAGCACCCAACGGTGAAGATGCTCGCGCTAGCGTTCCTCATCCTGATCGGCGTGACGCTGATCGCAGAAGGGCTCGGACAGCATATCCCGAAAGGCTACATCTACTCCGCCATGGCGTTCTCGCTCTTCGTCGAGGTGCTAAATCTTCGCACGAAGCGGGCGAAGAAAGCGATGCCTGCGCCCGTTCAACTGCACGGGATCAACTATGACGAGTACCCCGTCGCCGGGCAGATGCCGGAGGACAACGCCTAG
- a CDS encoding class I SAM-dependent methyltransferase produces MAPVLLLLFVLGCGAPTDATQAQPSGASEADTAYVYRSPSRDGIGKVYMGREISRVMGHRGAAWLERPDRERTERPDLVIEGLALLSNYTVADVGAGTGYFTFRIAEAVPQGRVFAVDIQPEMLAIIEQRQEDLGVDNITRVLGTESSPELPADTLDATLLVDSYHEFAYPMEMLAAIFAATKPGGKLVLIEYRGEDPSVPIKPLHKMTEAQVRLEVEAAGFQFVANRDFLPQQHFLVFEKPG; encoded by the coding sequence ATGGCCCCGGTTCTCTTGCTCCTGTTCGTGTTAGGATGCGGCGCCCCTACGGACGCCACGCAGGCCCAGCCTTCGGGGGCGAGCGAGGCAGACACGGCTTACGTCTACCGTTCGCCTAGCCGCGACGGGATCGGCAAGGTCTACATGGGCCGCGAGATCTCGCGCGTGATGGGCCACCGCGGGGCCGCCTGGCTGGAGCGCCCCGACCGCGAACGCACGGAGCGGCCCGACCTCGTCATCGAGGGCCTCGCGCTCCTCTCGAACTACACCGTCGCCGACGTGGGCGCGGGGACAGGCTACTTCACCTTTCGCATCGCCGAGGCCGTCCCACAAGGCCGCGTCTTCGCGGTCGACATCCAGCCCGAGATGCTCGCCATCATCGAGCAGCGGCAGGAGGACCTCGGCGTCGACAACATCACGCGCGTGCTGGGCACCGAGTCGAGTCCCGAACTCCCCGCCGACACGCTTGACGCGACGCTGCTCGTGGATTCCTACCACGAGTTCGCGTACCCCATGGAGATGCTCGCTGCGATTTTCGCTGCTACGAAGCCCGGCGGCAAGCTCGTCCTGATCGAGTACCGCGGCGAGGACCCGAGCGTGCCGATCAAGCCGCTGCACAAGATGACCGAGGCGCAGGTACGCCTGGAGGTCGAGGCGGCCGGCTTCCAGTTCGTCGCCAACCGCGACTTCCTCCCGCAGCAGCACTTTCTCGTGTTCGAGAAGCCGGGGTGA